TATAAAGAAAATAGTGGAAAAAGCGCTTCCTAGATATTCTTGAGACATGTAAAAACCAGGATATTGTGTAATTGATAATAAGTTAGATATTCCGCTATTACTGAAACCTGCAGCTGCAGTTTCAAAATACGATGCGAATATAACCACTATTGAAGATATTGAGAAAGCCATTAAATAAGAGGAGCCTACAGTTTTCCCTCTACCTTTAGCTTCATATCCTAAGAAGAACGAGGCACCACCTCCAGCTAAAGTAAAAGCTACCGCTAAAGCACCGGACCAGAAATCGTATTGAGGAACATTATATTCTGGAAGCTTAACTCCTGTTATAGAAATAACTTTTATACCAAGTATTGTTATTAAAATTATTTCAATACTGGAAGTAATAAGAGCATAAAATAATGGAGGCTTAATTCCTGAGATTAAAAGCGTCGTAAGAATTATGGGAATTGCTATTTCTATTATTGCCAGCTCAATGCTAGAAATTCCCAAAATAGAGGGTAATACTATACCAGTCAAATATGTTGTTACTGAAGGTAAATAAATCGCATAACTTATCCAATAAAGCCATCCTGCTACCTTTCCCACAGTCTCAGTTGAAGCTGTTTTGGCAAAGTCATAAATTCCCCCAGTAGTTGCTACTATCTTAGAGTAATTATAACCTAATACCACCCAAAGTAAGTAAATTAATACTCCTAAAATTGATGCATAGAACGTTGAAGCTAAGGATGATTGAAACGCAAAAGTTAAGTAAGCTGAAACTGAACCTAATGGAGCTATAGAACTTAAGGATTGAGCTACTACTAAGTATTTCGGTATCGACTCCTTTTTAGGTTCGAGTCTTTTATCTATGTTCACAATGCATAAGAGATTGTACGTAGGCTTTAAAATTAATTTGTGTATTTTCTTCAGGAAT
This genomic interval from Acidianus sp. HS-5 contains the following:
- a CDS encoding APC family permease, which translates into the protein MDILIPALIGGFIITTAFITYYMIKKPSFADTLIFYAIYAAYYMGLILIYFDVIPLAIITASLIIIAVLAWKFLKKIHKLILKPTYNLLCIVNIDKRLEPKKESIPKYLVVAQSLSSIAPLGSVSAYLTFAFQSSLASTFYASILGVLIYLLWVVLGYNYSKIVATTGGIYDFAKTASTETVGKVAGWLYWISYAIYLPSVTTYLTGIVLPSILGISSIELAIIEIAIPIILTTLLISGIKPPLFYALITSSIEIILITILGIKVISITGVKLPEYNVPQYDFWSGALAVAFTLAGGGASFFLGYEAKGRGKTVGSSYLMAFSISSIVVIFASYFETAAAGFSNSGISNLLSITQYPGFYMSQEYLGSAFSTIFFIFTVNSLLGSAIAAYVALSRLTYSLTSRKMITSIIIVALFFLTFNLIASITGQYCLIYQYTTEASLVTLFSSHAIVSAVYPLFVRKFYRLNLSSTLLAISSTVLMAYGLYSNLIPYEYPDTIIGIISLISGIILGILSNILKPILYRKS